A genomic region of Ictidomys tridecemlineatus isolate mIctTri1 chromosome 10, mIctTri1.hap1, whole genome shotgun sequence contains the following coding sequences:
- the Suv39h2 gene encoding histone-lysine N-methyltransferase SUV39H2 isoform X3: MFHKMAAAEADARGAWCVPCLVSLDTLQEYCRKEKLTCKSIGITKRNLNNYEVEYLCDYKVLKDMEYYLVKWKGWPDSTNTWEPLQNLKCPLLLQQFSNDRHNYLSQVKKGKSVISKDNNKALKPAVAEYIVKKAKQRIALQRWQDELNRRKNHKGMIFVENTVDLEGPPSDFFYINEYKPAPGISLVNEATFGCSCTDCYFEKCCPAEAGVLLAYNKNQQIRIPPGTPIYECNSRCRCGPDCPNRIVQKGTQYSLCIFRTSNGCGWGVKTLMKIKKMSFVMEYVGEVITSEEAERRGQLYDNKGITYLFDLDYESDEFTVDAARYGNVSHFVNHSVLEMYLQILLTIALPKRGSELYANVEL, translated from the exons ATGTTCCACAAGATGGCGGCAGCTGAGGCCGACGCGCGAGGAG CTTGGTGTGTGCCTTGCCTAGTTTCACTTGATACTCTTCAGGAATATTGTAGAAAAGAAAAGCTCACATGTAAATCGATTGGAATCACCAAAAGGAATCTAAACAATTATGAGGTGGAATACTTGTGTGACTACAAGGTATTAAAG GATATGGAATATTATCTTGTAAAATGGAAAGGATGGCCAGATTCTACAAATACTTGGGAACCCTTACAAAATCTCAAGTGTCCGTTACTACTTCAACAATTCTCTAATGACAGGCATAATTATTTATCTCAGGTAAAGAAAGGCAAATCAGTAATTTCAAAAGACAATAACAAAGCTTTGAAACCTGCTGTTGCTGAATACATTGTAAAGAAAGCCAAACAAAGGATAGCTCTGCAGAGATGGCAAGATGAACTCAACAGAAGAAAGAATCATAAAGGAATgatatttgttgaaaatactgTTGACTTAGAGGGTCCACCTTCAGACTTCTTCTACATTAATGAATACAAACCAGCTCCTGGGATCAGCTTAGTCAATGAAGCTACATTTGGTTGTTCATGCACAGATTGTTACTTTGAGAAATGTTGTCCTGCTGAAGCTGGAGTTCTTTTGGCTTATAATAAGAACCAGCAAATTAGAATCCCACCTGGTACCCCCATCTATGAATGCAACTCAAGGTGCCGATGTGGACCTGATTGTCCCAATAGGATTGTACAAAAAGGCACACAGTATTCACTTTGCATCTTTCGAACTAGCAATGGCTGTGGCTGGGGTGTAAAAACCcttatgaagattaaaaaaatgagttttgtCATGGAATATGTTGGAGAG GTAATCACAAGTGAAGAAGCTGAAAGACGGGGGCAGTTATATGACAACAAAGGAATCACATATCTCTTTGATCTGGATTATGAATCTGATGAATTCACAGTGGATGCAGCCCGATATGGAAATGTGTCTCATTTTGTGAATCAcagt
- the Suv39h2 gene encoding histone-lysine N-methyltransferase SUV39H2 isoform X6, whose translation MFHKMAAAEADARGAWCVPCLVSLDTLQEYCRKEKLTCKSIGITKRNLNNYEVEYLCDYKVLKDMEYYLVKWKGWPDSTNTWEPLQNLKCPLLLQQFSNDRHNYLSQVKKGKSVISKDNNKALKPAVAEYIVKKAKQRIALQRWQDELNRRKNHKGMIFVENTVDLEGPPSDFFYINEYKPAPGISLVNEATFGCSCTDCYFEKCCPAEAGVLLAYNKNQQIRIPPGTPIYECNSRCRCGPDCPNRIVQKGTQYSLCIFRTSNGCGWGVKTLMKIKKMSFVMEYVGEFFI comes from the exons ATGTTCCACAAGATGGCGGCAGCTGAGGCCGACGCGCGAGGAG CTTGGTGTGTGCCTTGCCTAGTTTCACTTGATACTCTTCAGGAATATTGTAGAAAAGAAAAGCTCACATGTAAATCGATTGGAATCACCAAAAGGAATCTAAACAATTATGAGGTGGAATACTTGTGTGACTACAAGGTATTAAAG GATATGGAATATTATCTTGTAAAATGGAAAGGATGGCCAGATTCTACAAATACTTGGGAACCCTTACAAAATCTCAAGTGTCCGTTACTACTTCAACAATTCTCTAATGACAGGCATAATTATTTATCTCAGGTAAAGAAAGGCAAATCAGTAATTTCAAAAGACAATAACAAAGCTTTGAAACCTGCTGTTGCTGAATACATTGTAAAGAAAGCCAAACAAAGGATAGCTCTGCAGAGATGGCAAGATGAACTCAACAGAAGAAAGAATCATAAAGGAATgatatttgttgaaaatactgTTGACTTAGAGGGTCCACCTTCAGACTTCTTCTACATTAATGAATACAAACCAGCTCCTGGGATCAGCTTAGTCAATGAAGCTACATTTGGTTGTTCATGCACAGATTGTTACTTTGAGAAATGTTGTCCTGCTGAAGCTGGAGTTCTTTTGGCTTATAATAAGAACCAGCAAATTAGAATCCCACCTGGTACCCCCATCTATGAATGCAACTCAAGGTGCCGATGTGGACCTGATTGTCCCAATAGGATTGTACAAAAAGGCACACAGTATTCACTTTGCATCTTTCGAACTAGCAATGGCTGTGGCTGGGGTGTAAAAACCcttatgaagattaaaaaaatgagttttgtCATGGAATATGTTGGAGAG TTTTTTATCTAG
- the Suv39h2 gene encoding histone-lysine N-methyltransferase SUV39H2 isoform X5, which produces MFHKMAAAEADARGAWCVPCLVSLDTLQEYCRKEKLTCKSIGITKRNLNNYEVEYLCDYKVLKDMEYYLVKWKGWPDSTNTWEPLQNLKCPLLLQQFSNDRHNYLSQVKKGKSVISKDNNKALKPAVAEYIVKKAKQRIALQRWQDELNRRKNHKGMIFVENTVDLEGPPSDFFYINEYKPAPGISLVNEATFGCSCTDCYFEKCCPAEAGVLLAYNKNQQIRIPPGTPIYECNSRCRCGPDCPNRIVQKGTQYSLCIFRTSNGCGWGVKTLMKIKKMSFVMEYVGEVLEMYLQILLTIALPKRGSELYANVEL; this is translated from the exons ATGTTCCACAAGATGGCGGCAGCTGAGGCCGACGCGCGAGGAG CTTGGTGTGTGCCTTGCCTAGTTTCACTTGATACTCTTCAGGAATATTGTAGAAAAGAAAAGCTCACATGTAAATCGATTGGAATCACCAAAAGGAATCTAAACAATTATGAGGTGGAATACTTGTGTGACTACAAGGTATTAAAG GATATGGAATATTATCTTGTAAAATGGAAAGGATGGCCAGATTCTACAAATACTTGGGAACCCTTACAAAATCTCAAGTGTCCGTTACTACTTCAACAATTCTCTAATGACAGGCATAATTATTTATCTCAGGTAAAGAAAGGCAAATCAGTAATTTCAAAAGACAATAACAAAGCTTTGAAACCTGCTGTTGCTGAATACATTGTAAAGAAAGCCAAACAAAGGATAGCTCTGCAGAGATGGCAAGATGAACTCAACAGAAGAAAGAATCATAAAGGAATgatatttgttgaaaatactgTTGACTTAGAGGGTCCACCTTCAGACTTCTTCTACATTAATGAATACAAACCAGCTCCTGGGATCAGCTTAGTCAATGAAGCTACATTTGGTTGTTCATGCACAGATTGTTACTTTGAGAAATGTTGTCCTGCTGAAGCTGGAGTTCTTTTGGCTTATAATAAGAACCAGCAAATTAGAATCCCACCTGGTACCCCCATCTATGAATGCAACTCAAGGTGCCGATGTGGACCTGATTGTCCCAATAGGATTGTACAAAAAGGCACACAGTATTCACTTTGCATCTTTCGAACTAGCAATGGCTGTGGCTGGGGTGTAAAAACCcttatgaagattaaaaaaatgagttttgtCATGGAATATGTTGGAGAG